The segment ACGTCAGGCGACGACGGTCGTGATCGGTTGCGAGGAGTCGGCCGGCAGGTCGAGCCGGGACGGCGTACGACCGCGGGCAACGAGCTCGGCCCCGAGGGCAGCGACCATGGCGCCGTTGTCGGTGCACAGGCCCGGGCGGGGCACCCGCACGCGGATGCCCTGCGCCGCCGCCCGCTCCTCGGCCATCGCGCGCAGCCGGCTGTTGGCGGCCACCCCGCCGCCGATGAGGATGTCCTCGATCCCGCGGCTGGTGGCCGCGTCGATCGCCTTGCGCGTCAGTACGTCGCACACCGCCTCCTGGAAGGAGGCGGCCACGTCGGCGACGTCGATGGTGACGCCCGCACGCTGCTGGGTCTCCACCCAGCGGGCGACGGCGGTCTTGAGGCCCGAGAAGGAGAAGTCGAACCGGTGCCGCTCGAGGTCGCGCCGGCTGGTGAGCCCGCGCGGGAAGTCGATGGCGACGCTGCTGCCGCTGCGCGCCTGCTTGTCGATGTGGGGCCCGCCGGGGAACGGCAGGCCCAGGAGCCGGGCGACCTTGTCGAAGGCCTCCCCCGCCGCGTCGTCGATGGTCGAGCCCATCGGCTCGACGCCGACGGTGACGTCGGTGACCTCGAGCAGGCTGGAGTGGCCACCCGAGACGAGCATGGCCAGGCACGGCTCGGGGAGCGGTCCGTGCTCGAGCTGGTCGACCGCCACGTGGGCGGCAAGGTGGTTGACGCCGTAGATGGGCTTGCCCAGGCCGAGGGCAAGGGCCTTGGCGCTGGCCACACCGACCAGCAGCGCTCCGGCCAGGCCGGGGCCGCTGGTGACGGCCACGGCGTCGATGTCGCTCAGCGCGATCCCGGCCGTCTCGGCGGCGCGCTCGATCGTGGGCACCATCGCCTCGAGGTGGGCGCGGCTCGCGACCTCGGGCACCACTCCGCCGAAGCGGGCGTGCTCCTCGACGCTGCTGG is part of the Nocardioides cavernae genome and harbors:
- the tsaD gene encoding tRNA (adenosine(37)-N6)-threonylcarbamoyltransferase complex transferase subunit TsaD, yielding MTDEPLVLGIETSCDETGVGIVRGHTLLADTVASSVEEHARFGGVVPEVASRAHLEAMVPTIERAAETAGIALSDIDAVAVTSGPGLAGALLVGVASAKALALGLGKPIYGVNHLAAHVAVDQLEHGPLPEPCLAMLVSGGHSSLLEVTDVTVGVEPMGSTIDDAAGEAFDKVARLLGLPFPGGPHIDKQARSGSSVAIDFPRGLTSRRDLERHRFDFSFSGLKTAVARWVETQQRAGVTIDVADVAASFQEAVCDVLTRKAIDAATSRGIEDILIGGGVAANSRLRAMAEERAAAQGIRVRVPRPGLCTDNGAMVAALGAELVARGRTPSRLDLPADSSQPITTVVA